In Bacillota bacterium, the following proteins share a genomic window:
- a CDS encoding 2-oxo acid dehydrogenase subunit E2: MDAEEAGFTLTNLGMYRVDGFTPILNAPQIATLGAGRIAPEARAFDDGRIEARPVLHLSLTFDHRAVDGAPAAAFLDRLVRRLEGAEGLE; this comes from the coding sequence GTGGACGCCGAAGAGGCCGGGTTCACCCTGACCAACCTGGGCATGTACCGGGTGGACGGGTTCACGCCCATCCTGAACGCGCCGCAGATCGCGACCTTGGGGGCGGGGCGGATCGCGCCCGAGGCGCGGGCCTTCGACGATGGCCGCATCGAGGCGCGGCCGGTCCTTCACCTGTCGCTCACCTTCGACCACCGCGCCGTCGACGGAGCGCCCGCGGCAGCCTTCCTGGACAGGTTGGTGCGCCGGTTGGAGGGCGCGGAGGGGCTCGAGTAG